From a single Miscanthus floridulus cultivar M001 chromosome 8, ASM1932011v1, whole genome shotgun sequence genomic region:
- the LOC136471809 gene encoding uncharacterized protein gives MGSSLPPSSVAVLTTAAHEHRHHPCSPDDDFEFTPLLHRPRRRRINARTTERPRTVVVQVAATTVVAEPQPPQRARRGAPSIAAAAAPAPPRKPQQVRWHDMAFGSVRVPAAMDMGEIRRRLRLRARQQALAGGAGNEQPSSAAAGWAPWRLIRSLSCKGVEAVAAAAAPVRLV, from the coding sequence ATGGGGTCCTCTCTCCCCCCGTCGTCTGTCGCCGTGCTCACCACCGCAGCCCACGAGCACCGGCACCACCCGTGCTCTCCCGACGACGACTTCGAGTTCACGCCTCTCCTCCACAGGCCCCGGCGCCGGCGCATCAACGCGCGCACTACCGAGCGTCCAAGAACCGTCGTCGTCCAGGTCGCGGCCACTACGGTCGTCGCCGAGCCGCAGCCTCCCCAGCGCGCGCGCCGCGGAGCGCCAAgcatcgcggcggcggcggcaccggcGCCACCAAGGAAGCCGCAGCAGGTGCGGTGGCACGACATGGCGTTCGGGTCCGTGCGCGTGCCGGCGGCCATGGACATGGGCGAGATCAGGAGGCGCCTGAGGCTGAGGGCGCGGCAGCAGGCTCTGGCTGGCGGCGCCGGGAACGAGCAGCCGTCCTCCGCCGCCGCGGGGTGGGCGCCGTGGAGGCTTATACGGTCGCTGAGCTGCAAGGGCGTCGAGGCCGTCGCGGCTGCCGCGGCGCCTGTCAGGCTGGTGTAG